From the Billgrantia sulfidoxydans genome, one window contains:
- a CDS encoding YeiH family protein: MMLERGKQALQWPLGIAKEAILTIPRVGHGVLLCVTIALATTFLAEHYGGPTLLYALLFGMSLHFLSEDERCLAGIEFAARTILRLGVALLGVRITIEQVLALGIGPLLTVVAGVVFTILSGVVLARLLGLHREMGLLTGGSVAICGASAALALSAVMPRHANSERNTILTVVGVTTLSTMAMVTYPLVVGVLGMNHEQAGIFLGGTIHDVAQVVGAGYMISESTGDVSTFVKLLRVAMLVPAVMAFMWLFRHERRRTDGASRVPMLPGFLVAFVLLVIVNSLGIVPTLLVEGFTDLSRWCLVTAIAALGIKTSFQKLAVVGWKPVILMVAETLFLLLMVMGFIFLAGVGG, translated from the coding sequence ATGATGCTTGAGCGTGGAAAGCAGGCCCTGCAGTGGCCTCTCGGCATAGCCAAGGAGGCGATTCTCACCATCCCGCGGGTGGGGCATGGTGTGTTGCTGTGTGTCACCATTGCCTTGGCTACCACCTTTCTTGCCGAACACTACGGTGGCCCCACTCTGCTGTATGCGCTGCTATTTGGTATGTCATTGCACTTCCTCTCCGAGGATGAGCGCTGCTTGGCAGGTATCGAGTTCGCTGCTCGAACCATACTGCGCCTAGGGGTGGCCTTGCTGGGTGTTCGCATCACTATCGAGCAGGTCTTGGCGCTGGGGATCGGCCCGCTATTGACAGTCGTTGCCGGTGTGGTTTTCACCATTCTTTCCGGTGTGGTGCTGGCGCGGCTGCTGGGGCTGCATCGCGAGATGGGCTTACTGACGGGAGGCTCGGTGGCCATCTGCGGGGCGTCGGCGGCGCTGGCCCTGTCGGCTGTAATGCCACGGCACGCCAACAGCGAACGCAACACCATCCTCACGGTGGTGGGTGTGACGACGCTTTCCACTATGGCCATGGTGACGTACCCCTTGGTTGTGGGTGTGCTGGGGATGAACCATGAACAGGCGGGCATTTTCCTTGGTGGCACCATCCACGACGTGGCGCAGGTAGTCGGCGCCGGCTACATGATTTCCGAAAGCACTGGCGACGTTTCGACCTTCGTCAAGCTGTTGAGGGTCGCCATGCTGGTCCCTGCGGTGATGGCCTTCATGTGGCTATTTCGCCATGAGCGGAGGAGGACGGATGGCGCCAGTAGAGTGCCCATGTTACCGGGCTTCCTGGTGGCCTTCGTACTGCTGGTGATCGTCAACAGCCTGGGCATTGTTCCAACACTGCTGGTCGAAGGTTTCACCGATCTGTCCCGCTGGTGCCTGGTCACGGCAATTGCAGCACTGGGGATCAAGACTTCCTTCCAGAAACTGGCCGTTGTTGGCTGGAAACCTGTCATCCTGATGGTTGCCGAAACGCTATTTCTGCTACTCATGGTGATGGGGTTTATCTTTCTGGCAGGGGTAGGCGGCTAA